Within the Ensifer canadensis genome, the region TGGTGGAGCCGCCATCGACCGTGCGCACCAATCTCTTCGTCATTGAGGAACTGGCGAGGCGCCTCGGCGTCGCCGATCATGCCGGCTTTGGGTTGAGCGAGCGCCAGCATATCGACCGGCTGCTTGCCAACTACGGCATCGGCTATGACGAGATGAAGCGCGAGAAGTGGCTCGACTGTCAGCCGGCGTTCGAGGACGCGCATTATCTCAAGGGCTTCGGTCATCCCGACGGCAAATTCCGCTTCAAGGCGGACTGGACCGGCACGCCGGCGCCGAACCGTCCCCCGAAGTCGATGGGTCTGCAGGGGCCGCATGCGGCACTGCCTGAGTTCCCTGATCATGTCGACCTGATCGAGGTCACGGATGCGAAACACCCCTTCCGTCTCGCTACCTCGCCGGCGCGCTCTTTCCTCAATTCGACCTTCGCCGAGACCCCGTCGTCGATCCAGAAGGAAGTCCGCCCGATGGTAATGATGCATGCGGATGACGCCGCCTCACTTGGCGTCGGCGACGGTGATATCGTCAAGCTCGGCAACCAACGCGGCGAAGTGCGCCTGCATGTGGTGGTCGGCGGCGGCGCGCGGCGCGGCGTGGTGATCGCTGAAGGCCTGTGGCCGAACGGCGCCCATCTCGACGGGGAGGGCATCAATGTGCTTACTGGCGCCGATGCAGTTGCGCCCTATGGCGGCGCGGCTTTCCATGACAACAGGGTCTGGGTGAAACCGGCACCCTGACTCTAGCCACCGGATGCCTTCATGAGCGGCGACCATCAACATGCGGATGTCAGCAACACGCCAGTCTCGCGTCTCTGGGGTGCGCTCGGGCTGACGGGCGGCTTCATGCTGGCCGAGGTCGTCGGCGGCATTCTGACCGGCAGCCTGGCGCTGATCTCGGATGCGATGCATATGCTGACCGACGCGGCGGCATTGGCCATCGCGCTGGTCGCCATCCATGTCGGCCGCCGGCCGTCGGATCTGCTGCGCACCTACGGCTATGCCCGCTTCGAGATTCTCGCGGCGGCCTTCAACGCCCTGCTGCTGCTCGCCGTCGCCTTTTACATTCTCTACGAGGCCTGGCAGCGCCTGTCGCTGCCGCAGGAAATCCAGTCGGGCGGCATGCTGCTGATTGCCGTCATCGGTCTTGTCGTCAACCTGATCTCCATGCGGCTTCTGACCAGCCACAAGGACGAGAGCCTCAACGTCAAGGGCGCCTATCTCGAGGTCTGGTCGGACATGCTCGGGTCGCTGGCGGTGATAACAGGCGCGGCGATCATCTGGTTTACCGGCTGGCAATGGGTCGATTCGTTGCTCGCCGTTGGTATCGGCTTCATGGTTTTTCCGCGCACCTGGGTGCTGCTGAAGGACTGCGTCAACATTCTGCTGGAAGGCGTGCCGCCTGGCATGCGCCTGGCCGATATCCATGCGGCAATCACGACCGTGCCCGACGTTGCCTCGGTGCATGATCTGC harbors:
- a CDS encoding cation diffusion facilitator family transporter is translated as MSGDHQHADVSNTPVSRLWGALGLTGGFMLAEVVGGILTGSLALISDAMHMLTDAAALAIALVAIHVGRRPSDLLRTYGYARFEILAAAFNALLLLAVAFYILYEAWQRLSLPQEIQSGGMLLIAVIGLVVNLISMRLLTSHKDESLNVKGAYLEVWSDMLGSLAVITGAAIIWFTGWQWVDSLLAVGIGFMVFPRTWVLLKDCVNILLEGVPPGMRLADIHAAITTVPDVASVHDLHLWAITQSQPSLTAHVVLAEEADGETVRRAIEQRLRDEFDLHHTTLQMERESCAPSEHIH